DNA sequence from the Fusarium verticillioides 7600 chromosome 2, whole genome shotgun sequence genome:
gatgaggctggtgccCCCAAGGCTCACAAGGAGGCCGTCCGCACATCTGGCCACGACGACAACATCCGCACCATCATCTGGACTGGCCGTCCCATGCGTGTCCGTAACAACGACTACATCAATGACTGGGAGGTCAACCGTCaggccgagatcaaggagcttgtAGCCAAGGGAGTTATCCCCTACGAGGCTGAtctcgacaagctcgccgagGCTGCTAGTGATAACGAtagcgacgacgatgaggattTGTTGGACAAGTACCGACCTTACCTCATGGGCAAGTGCGCTGCTGTTGTCAACGAGCAGaagcctgccaaggctgTCGTGGATGAGTTTGTAGACGACGCTGTTGCCTGGTTGCAAAGGGGCAACAAGATGATTGCCAAGCTGTAAAGAACCTATAAGATACCATGTCTTGTCATTTATCCTTGATTTTTTAGTATATTTGTAGACTACGAGCATAGTTTGCTTGGATTTACCATTAACAGCCTCAATTCAATCGGTGTAGCGTTCCTCATAAGGTCTCCTTGAAAAGATATCTATCTGTCCTTGTAAAGGTCACTCTACTCTCTTCGGTGTATGAAATACCAAAATGAACCAAAATGATACGTTTTTGATTTCATAAACTAGGAAAACATCAAATCTATTTCATACTTCGAGTAACCAAGCAGTCAACATTGACTTCACACATGTACGCCAGCTCCAAAAAGCATCCCGACCCCAGATTCATGCCAAAGAGCATCTTCTCCGCGCGTCGATTCTCGCTCGATAGTGATAATCGAACAGGCGCACGCCTCTTttggttgttcttctcatctgctGCCTTTTCACCAACAGGACGCTCCTCAGCTTGAGAAACAGTCACACACACCTAAACCTAAACCTCGAACCAATGGGGGGCAAAGTTCGTCTAGTTCCCGAGGTATGATCGAATGGCTCCCTGGAGTCGTGAAGACACTTCGCCGGCCATTTGTGTGAGGTTCTCGAGATCGTCACCAGCTGTGATACCAAACTTGCGCACAAAGTCCTTGGCGGCAGACTCGAGGTCGCCGTATTCCTCTTCGGGCTCATCCTCTGGTCGGCCGAAGTAGGCATTTGATGAAATGGCGGTTGCACCCTCGAAGCCTTGGAGTCtggtcttggcctcggccTGAGAGTTGGGGTCATAGGCACCCTTTCCGAAGAACTCGTCAGATGAGATACCCTTCTGCGTACCGAACTTGTCGCGAGCATATCGCTCCGAGTCATCTACCGTCGGATTAGTATCGTTTTACGTCATTGTATTCTTTCCAAAACTTACCAACAGCAGCGGCCTTGACAGGTCCAACGGAACCAAAGCCTCCGGCATTCTTCTTGGgggcagcagcagccttgggaCCACCAATCTGTCCGAATCCCAGTCggcccatgcccatgcccagTCGCTCAACTTCAGCGTCAGACTTCTGGCGAGTATGCGATGAACTTGTGCCGCGGCTGGGGCTCACGGGCGTGGGAGAGATGATGGCGGCACCAGATCCAGAGGCGTTCTTGGTCGcgggatcttcttcagcatcaggaTCATAACCGAGCTTCGCAATTCGGTCAGCCTCTTCCTTAGCTTTGCGCTCCGcctcgtcaaagtcaatcacGTCGCTGGTGACCTTCTTTGCGCCCAGCTTGGTAGTCTTTTTAGCACCGAGAACGTTGGCTTTTCGGGGACCGGTGGAAGTGGTCGTCTTGCGTAGAGCGGCGGAAGTGGTGATTCGGCTGGCAGGCTTGTTGTCGCCAGTGGAAGATCGGGACAGAGGCGAAGCTGTACGAGCGATATCCTTGCCGTTACCCGTGTTTAGGAAGGGAGAGGGAGTGCGGCCGACGACAGGGGGGGTTCCGGTGCGAGAGACAGGAGGAGTAGGTCGCTTGATAGCAGGCTTGTcccaagaagagaagaagtcatcgTCGGGCTCACCAGCAGGGGTAGCGGCGCCGTCGTCGGTAGCATCAGTAATAACAACCTCGTTGGGGTATCTAGACACATGTCAGCTGAAGATAGGGGTACTATTTGCGACGTAGAAACATACTCCTGGGCATCTCGCGCAGCGCGGCGCTTGAGCTCATCCTTGTACTTGGTGGCGGCGTTGGACTGGTATTTCGTCTTAGGATCCTTACTGTTGAGCGCCGCAGTACCGCCATTTTGCTGGAAGAACTTGGTGGCAGACTCGTTACCGCCAACCTTCATAACTCGGAGCTGGTCCCATTGCCACTCTGTTCCAACTCGTCAGCACTGAAGTCAATTATGTAAGGGAAGTGAATGTGCTGGAGTCTACGTACGGTCGAGATTCGTTGATCGCACAAATGAGATATGGACACCAAGGTTTCGGTGGTTGGAGGAGCAGTCAAGGCAGAGGTAAATGCCAAAGGGGACGGATGTCCATGTCGGGTTCTTTTGGCCGCAGTCGAAGCAGATCTGATAGTAGGCGCATTGGTCAGCTAACGTTTCTCCTGAATGCGCAGGAATGACTAATAGGTACATGCCTTGTTCGCAGGCTTAGTCTTTaacttctcaaagatcttgagcGACTGCTGCTTGGAAGCAAGGGCGCTCATCTTGACTATTAGGCCGTAATAAGGCGGGAGTATAGAGGTGACACAGAAAGGCAAGCAACAGAAGAGGTCTCGTCACCGCGAAAAGAGGAGTTATATCCTAGCGTATTTGCGACGTGTCAAAGAGAGGACAGAATTGGATTGGGGGGTATCTCGTATTGctaagacaagacaggacaagacaagagtCGAGAATTAAGGAGAAGTGTAGTCAAGGGCAGTTGTCGATAAGGTGGCATATCGACGGACGCTAGTCCTGTTTTGGCCACGACTGGTAACCCCACCTCGAATTCTGCCCGGCGGTGGAGCCGCAACAACGCTGCCTGCAACTTGAGCTTCTAATTGAGCTTGTTAAAACAGCTCGATTACCCATTCTAGCTGACTCGCAATCAATTGATCAAGGCAATTGCCCCTGTACAATGGCTATTGTCGAATCGCCAGGATGAAACCGACGACCACAAATCTCATCGCGACCGGATCAATAGCATTCCGGGGCATCCCATCAACGCTTCGACCTTTCCATGTCTCGAGATACTATGCGACACAACAAGGCTTAGGAGCAGCGCCTCAGAGCTCCAAATCGAAGCGAAGAGCAGTTACACCGTTCAACGATAATGGACATGTGCCTTGGACAGAGCTTTCGGTGGGAGAGAAGGCGGCGAGAGCGACGCAGCAGAGCTTCAACTTTGGCATGATCCTCGTTGGTCTTGTCCTCACTGTAAGTGGCTTTTGCATCAGCACATACAAGTGGCATTGACGAACACTATACTTCTTTAGGGTGGTGTAACGTATTTCCTATGGACGGACATCTTTTCCCCCGATAGCAAGatctccaacttcaaccgCGCAGTCGACAAGATCAAACGTGACCCTCGTATAGTCGAACTCATGGGCGACTCCAAGAAGATTACAGCACATGGAGACGAGACATTCAACAAGTGGAGGAGGGCACGTCCTGTTGCGTAAGCTTAATTGCCATTTGTAAACAGGTCAAATTGCTGACCGGGCTAGATCTACGGAAACGACAGATGCTCGTGGAGACCAGCATATAATGATGCATTTCTATGTACGTCAAATACGGTTGCCGGTAGACCAGAAACATTGACAGCTTTAGGTTGATGGACCAAAGAATCACGGTATTGCACGGCTTCATATGGTCAAATACCGCGGCCACAGTGACTTTGAGTACAAATATCTCTTTGTCGACATCAAAGGTCACGACAGAATTTACCTCGAACAAGAGGATACAACATCTTCCAAGGGTGGCAAGAAACTCAGCTTCTTTGGAGTGAAGTGGTAATTGTTATATCCTTGGATGTTCAACGACTTACGAAGTCTGAACTCTTACCCTGCAACCATTCTGGACTGGGTTGGTGTGCAAAGGAACTCTGAGTCTTGTATCATATCCTGGAAGCCGGCTCGACTAGGCGACCTTTGTAATCATAGTCGGTTCTAAGCTTTGTGTGTTGTTATGTACATTCATCGCGGAGCCGTTGACGGGCAAGCCTGTATTTGTTGATGCTCGTTTTATGATAACAGTTCCTCGTATACATTAAACAATGACAAACAATGGAAAGAAGGAATAGTTATTACGCCTTATTCTGCTCGTGTAAGTTTGCCATTCAC
Encoded proteins:
- a CDS encoding mitochondrial import inner membrane translocase subunit TIM21; translation: MKPTTTNLIATGSIAFRGIPSTLRPFHVSRYYATQQGLGAAPQSSKSKRRAVTPFNDNGHVPWTELSVGEKAARATQQSFNFGMILVGLVLTGGVTYFLWTDIFSPDSKISNFNRAVDKIKRDPRIVELMGDSKKITAHGDETFNKWRRARPVASTETTDARGDQHIMMHFYVDGPKNHGIARLHMVKYRGHSDFEYKYLFVDIKGHDRIYLEQEDTTSSKGGKKLSFFGVKW
- a CDS encoding mitochondrial import inner membrane translocase subunit TIM21 produces the protein MKPTTTNLIATGSIAFRGIPSTLRPFHVSRYYATQQGLGAAPQSSKSKRRAVTPFNDNGHVPWTELSVGEKAARATQQSFNFGMILVGLVLTGGVTYFLWTDIFSPDSKISNFNRAVDKIKRDPRIVELMGDSKKITAHGDETFNKWRRARPVASTETTDARGDQHIMMHFYVRQIRLPVDQKH